The genomic DNA TATAACATCCCAAGAATGTACTTCTGTCATTATACACACATCGGCTTTTCCGCTCGCTACACTTGTTAGTTCAACGCCTGCGGCCGCAAATATGCGAACACGGGCGTTTGCCTCGTTTAGGTTTTTAAAGACCTTATTTAACTCTTTTACACCTTGTTTTGTATGACCGCCACAGATTAGTGCCATCATTTGTGTGTGTTTTGGTTCTGATACAGAAATCTTCTTATTATTTACAAAAGCGCCACCACCTTTTTCAGCCCAAAATACTTCGTTTGTGAGAGGACTTCCCACCACACCAAGCTTTATTTTTCCTTTTTCGGCAAAGCTAATATGAGTTGTAAATTCTTTGAATCCGTATGCAAAATTGCTAGTTCCGTCTAATGGATCTACAAACCAAGTTCGCTCGCTCCCATTTTCTATCGCTGGCGACTCTTCACTAATTATGTTATCTGTAGAAAAATATCTTTCTAATTCTTTTATAATAATTATATTTGCTTTTTTGTCCGCTTTTGTGACGATTTCTCCATGCTTTTTTGTCTCAATTTCTGTCTGCCCAAGTGAATTAAACTCTTTTTTTAAAAATGTATTTACTTTTCTTGCTATTTTAATTGCAATTTTTAATTCTTTACTTTTCATATTTTATGGTTATTTCTTTTATTTTACCATATTTATCATCTCTTAGCTTAACCAGGAATCCAGGAGTCTTTAATCACAAAACAGTGAAAGAAAAGAAAAAAAGAAAAAAAGAAATAGATCTCCAAGCTAAGGATGACAAGAAGGACATAATGATACATGACACAGATAACATGATACAGATTCTTATATAAATTCCTTCCTTACTTAATCTACCCAATCTGCTTATTTCTTAATCTACTTTTCTCTCACGTCATCCCGAACGAAGCGAAGCGGAATTTAAAAAATCTCGAAACAATATCACAAAAACATAAAATAGTGAAACAATCCCGAGATATTTCGACTCCGCTTCGTTCCGCTCAATATGACGTGAACTTTTATTTTCGACTCCACAAGGTGAAGCTCAATATGACGTGAATAAAAACTTTTC from Candidatus Magasanikbacteria bacterium includes the following:
- a CDS encoding inositol monophosphatase, which produces MKSKELKIAIKIARKVNTFLKKEFNSLGQTEIETKKHGEIVTKADKKANIIIIKELERYFSTDNIISEESPAIENGSERTWFVDPLDGTSNFAYGFKEFTTHISFAEKGKIKLGVVGSPLTNEVFWAEKGGGAFVNNKKISVSEPKHTQMMALICGGHTKQGVKELNKVFKNLNEANARVRIFAAAGVELTSVASGKADVCIMTEVHSWDVIAGIAILREAGGKATNFEGEDWQIGDTNIVATNGKLHKKALGFL